In Gadus macrocephalus chromosome 4, ASM3116895v1, the following proteins share a genomic window:
- the LOC132455213 gene encoding E3 ubiquitin-protein ligase TRIM39-like, with the protein MACANAPWSEENFSCSICLDVFSSPVSTPCGHNFCRTCIAKYWDEQVKYKCPVCNELFNTRPDLRVNILFSEMVDRFGTSVRVKEQPCVEPAEVPCDVCTGTQLKAVKSCLVCFTSYCQTHLEPHQRVARLQKHRLVEPMDRLEDRMCKKHDRLLELFCQTEQVCVCQFCTEKDHMSHPVVPLKEEYEVKTAQLGKIEAEVQQMIQERQKNIQEIKDTVKLSKADADREIADGVQVLTALMRCIEKCQDDLKQMVKERLKSTEKQAEDFIKELEQEIEDLTNRSSEVKQLSHTKDHLHFLQAFRSLKDPPPNRDWTTVEVRPPSYVGTLRRSLDQLEETLNKEIKKLRDAELKRVQQYEVDVTLDPDTAHPRLILSEDGKQVHHGGVRKELPDNPKRFTDYIYVLTRQSFSSGRFYFEVRVKDKTEWCLGVARESINRIAGEIILAPETGYWTLYFNNDGLLFNDIPDVCVPLRRTSPPLQKVGVFVDYDEGLVSFYDVEARVHLYSATGCTFSEPLYPFLCPCNYDYEGTNSAPLIISRVNQTD; encoded by the coding sequence ATGGCCTGTGCCAACGCTCcctggtctgaagagaacttttcatgttctaTCTGCctggatgtgttcagcagtCCAGTTTCCActccatgtggacacaacttctgcagaacctgtattgcAAAGTactgggatgaacaagtcaaGTACAAATGTCCCGTTTGTAACGAGCTTTTCAACACAAGACCTGATTTACGGGTCAATATCCTCTTTTCAGAGATGGTTGATCGGTTTGGAACGTCCGtacgagtaaaagagcagccttgtgttgaaccagcagaagttccctgtgatgTCTGTACcgggacccagctgaaggctgtgaagtcctgcctagtgtgttttacctcttactgccaaacccacctggagccacatcagagagtcgctcgcctgcagaaacatcggctggtcgagcctatggaccgtctggaagacaggatgtgtaagaaacacgaccgacttctggagctcttctgccagactgaacaggtgtgtgtgtgtcagttctgcacagAGAAAGACCACATGTCCCATCCTGTTGTTCCTCTAAAGGaagaatatgaagtgaagacggcccagctgggtaagatagaggctgaagttcagcagatgatccaggagagacaaaaaaatattcaggAGATTAAAGACACAGTTAAACTCAGCAAAgcagatgcagacagagagatagctgaTGGTGTGCAGGTCCTCACTGCTCTGATGCGCTGTATTGAAAAGTGCCAGGATGATCTCAAACAAATGGTTAAAGAGAgactgaaatccacagagaaacaagctgaagacttcatcaaagagctggagcaggagatagaagatctgaccaatagaagctcagaggtgaagcagctctcacacactaaagaccacctccacttcctccaggccttcagatccctgaaggatcctccacccaacagggactggacgacggtggaggtccgtcctccgtcatacgtagggaccttgaggagatccctggatcagctggaggagacactgaacaagGAGATAAAGAAGCtgcgtgatgctgaactgaagagggtccagcagtatgaagtagatgtgactctggatcctgatactgCTCATCCCaggctcatcctgtctgaggatgggaaacaagtacatcaCGGAGGTGTACGGAAGgaactcccagacaaccctaagagatttacagattatatatatgttcttacgaggcagagcttctcctcagggagattttactttgaggtccgggttaaagacaagactgaatggtgtttaggagtggccagagagtccatcaacAGAATAGCAGGTGAGATCATATTGGCCCCTGAGACGGGTTACTGGACTCTTTACTTCAACAATGATGGGTTGTTATTTAATGATATCCCTGATGTCTGTGTCCCTCTGAGACGGACATCACCCCCCCTCCaaaaggtgggggtgtttgttgattatgatgagggtctggtctccttctatgatgtggaagccagggttcatctctactctgctactggctgcacctttagtgagcctctctatccattccTCTGTCCATGTAACTATGATTATGAAGGTacaaactctgcccccctgatcatctcacgtgtcaatcaaacagactag